One Microlunatus soli genomic window carries:
- a CDS encoding quinone oxidoreductase family protein: MKAALITDTSQPPRYTDFADPEPAAGEESVTMLAAGLHQITRAQASGQHYASPDRLPMIPGVDGVARRDDGSLVYCGGLRPPYGTFAERAAIASVAVPLPTDADPTVVAATVNPGMSSWIVYKLRGELQAGQTVAILGATGASGRAAVQAARLLGAGRVIAIGRNADALAEIDADETVRITADGDWAHPLGKVGGDVDLVVDYLWGEPAAQSMEALVTNRSDPARQLSWVQVGSMAGHTLPLNAGFLRAANLHLLGSGLRGVPWSDIAAQLPELIDHIVGGRISVRPVARPLRDIATTWTEAVAPGERIVVVP; encoded by the coding sequence ATGAAGGCCGCACTCATCACCGACACCAGTCAGCCGCCGCGCTACACCGACTTCGCCGACCCCGAGCCCGCCGCCGGCGAAGAGTCGGTCACGATGCTGGCCGCGGGCCTGCACCAGATCACCCGAGCTCAGGCGTCCGGCCAGCATTACGCCAGCCCGGACCGGCTGCCGATGATTCCGGGCGTCGACGGCGTCGCCCGCCGCGATGACGGATCGCTGGTCTACTGCGGCGGCCTGCGACCGCCGTACGGGACCTTCGCCGAACGGGCGGCGATCGCCTCGGTCGCCGTCCCGCTGCCCACCGACGCCGACCCGACCGTCGTTGCGGCGACAGTCAATCCCGGAATGTCGAGCTGGATCGTCTACAAGCTCCGCGGCGAGTTGCAGGCCGGGCAGACCGTCGCGATCCTCGGCGCGACCGGAGCCTCGGGCCGAGCGGCCGTCCAGGCGGCCAGACTGCTCGGCGCCGGCCGGGTGATCGCGATCGGCCGCAACGCCGACGCACTGGCCGAGATCGACGCCGATGAGACGGTCCGGATCACCGCGGACGGCGACTGGGCCCACCCGCTGGGCAAGGTCGGCGGGGACGTCGACCTGGTCGTGGATTATCTGTGGGGCGAGCCGGCCGCACAGAGCATGGAAGCCCTGGTCACCAACCGCTCCGATCCGGCGCGACAGCTGAGCTGGGTCCAGGTCGGTTCGATGGCCGGCCACACGCTCCCGCTGAACGCCGGATTCCTGCGCGCTGCCAACCTGCATCTCCTGGGCAGCGGACTGCGAGGCGTGCCGTGGTCCGACATCGCCGCGCAGCTGCCGGAACTCATCGATCACATCGTCGGCGGCCGGATCAGCGTCCGGCCGGTCGCCCGGCCGCTCCGCGACATCGCAACGACCTGGACCGAGGCGGTCGCGCCGGGCGAACGAATCGTCGTCGTGCCGTGA
- a CDS encoding GNAT family N-acetyltransferase, which yields MADTAAPTVREAVAEDWPAMWAFMEGIVRAGETFSWDRDTTESQARQLWFADSPGRRTFVAVDADGTVLGTATSVRNHRGGASHIAGASFMVDPKHGGRGVGRALGEHVVEQARLDGFRAMQFNAVVETNERAVALWRSLGFELVGTLPAGFRHPVHGYVGLHIMHRPL from the coding sequence ATGGCAGATACCGCGGCACCCACCGTCCGCGAGGCCGTTGCGGAGGACTGGCCGGCGATGTGGGCATTCATGGAGGGCATCGTGCGGGCGGGCGAGACATTCTCCTGGGACCGGGACACCACAGAGTCGCAGGCGCGGCAACTGTGGTTCGCGGACTCACCGGGGCGCCGCACCTTTGTGGCGGTCGACGCCGACGGGACCGTGCTCGGCACCGCCACCAGCGTGCGCAATCACCGCGGCGGTGCCTCACACATCGCCGGAGCCAGCTTCATGGTCGACCCGAAGCACGGCGGACGTGGCGTCGGTCGGGCCCTCGGTGAGCATGTGGTGGAGCAGGCCCGCCTGGACGGTTTCCGGGCCATGCAGTTCAACGCCGTCGTCGAGACCAACGAACGGGCCGTCGCCCTCTGGCGTTCCTTGGGCTTCGAGTTGGTGGGAACGCTGCCAGCAGGTTTCCGACACCCGGTACACGGCTACGTCGGCCTGCACATCATGCATCGGCCGCTCTGA
- a CDS encoding NAD(P)-dependent alcohol dehydrogenase has product MRTTTAWQSHDNSTALRRGEIDRRELRADDIAVRVDYCGVCHSDLHAIHGLVGKPTDGLVPGHEFTGVVTDLGPSVTRFALGDRVAVGTLVDSCGECRMCRAGQQNYCTQGPTPTYGGTDRIDGTPTRGGYSREYVVRDRFAFQLPAALDAAAAAPLMCAGITMWEPLRAAGVGAGSRVAIAGLGGLGHVGVKFAVALGADVTVLSRTPDKIEDARRLGATDVIITTDERQLAAAAGSFDLILDTVSAPHDLRPLIALLDLDGTLSVVGLPLETTVPLMALAIGRKKLTSSGTGGSTGTAEMLTFAADHKIAADIELLPSAQVGQALSRLEQGDVRYRFVLDLADLDQRAS; this is encoded by the coding sequence ATGCGCACCACCACCGCCTGGCAGAGCCACGACAACTCCACCGCGCTGCGCCGAGGAGAGATCGACCGTCGAGAGCTGCGAGCCGACGACATCGCCGTCCGGGTCGACTACTGCGGTGTCTGCCACAGCGACCTGCACGCCATCCACGGATTGGTCGGCAAACCCACCGACGGACTCGTCCCGGGTCACGAGTTCACCGGAGTCGTCACCGACCTCGGGCCCTCGGTGACCCGGTTCGCGCTCGGTGATCGGGTCGCGGTCGGAACCCTGGTCGATTCCTGTGGGGAGTGTCGGATGTGTCGGGCCGGGCAGCAGAACTACTGCACCCAGGGGCCGACCCCGACCTACGGCGGCACAGACCGGATCGACGGCACCCCGACACGCGGCGGGTACAGCCGCGAGTACGTCGTCCGGGATCGGTTCGCCTTTCAACTCCCCGCAGCGCTCGATGCTGCGGCTGCTGCGCCCTTGATGTGCGCCGGGATCACCATGTGGGAACCGCTCCGCGCTGCCGGGGTCGGTGCGGGCAGCCGCGTCGCGATCGCCGGTCTCGGCGGCCTCGGCCACGTCGGCGTCAAGTTCGCCGTCGCCCTCGGTGCTGACGTCACGGTGCTCAGCCGGACCCCCGACAAGATCGAGGACGCGCGCCGACTGGGCGCCACGGACGTGATCATCACCACCGATGAACGCCAGCTGGCTGCTGCCGCGGGCAGCTTCGACCTGATCCTGGACACCGTCTCCGCGCCACACGATCTCCGGCCGTTGATCGCACTCCTCGACCTCGATGGCACACTGAGCGTTGTCGGGCTCCCTCTCGAGACGACGGTGCCGTTGATGGCGCTGGCCATCGGTCGCAAGAAGCTGACCTCATCCGGGACCGGCGGCTCGACCGGCACCGCCGAGATGCTGACCTTCGCCGCCGACCACAAGATCGCCGCCGACATCGAGCTGCTCCCCTCGGCCCAGGTCGGGCAAGCGCTCAGCCGACTCGAGCAGGGCGATGTCCGGTACCGGTTCGTACTTGATCTTGCCGATCTTGATCAACGAGCCTCCTGA
- a CDS encoding class I SAM-dependent methyltransferase, protein MHERSHGTGAAEDHAFDKAYWERHWRQPHGESAPAGQPPNPYLIDEVADLTPGTALDAGCGAGAEAIWLASAGWRVTAADISTEALARAAARAPADDAGPLDWIRADLGVWEPEHPFDLVTTHYAHPAMPQLDFYERIARWVAPGGTLLIVGHLHGRHSGHGEQPPSEASATPATVTALFAEPQWGVVTAAEHSRTVVGRPTPLQDFVVRVTRLN, encoded by the coding sequence GTGCACGAACGAAGCCACGGCACCGGCGCCGCCGAAGACCACGCCTTCGACAAGGCCTACTGGGAACGGCATTGGAGGCAGCCGCACGGGGAAAGTGCCCCGGCCGGACAGCCACCCAACCCGTACCTGATCGACGAGGTCGCCGACCTGACTCCGGGCACAGCTCTCGACGCAGGATGCGGTGCGGGCGCGGAGGCGATCTGGCTCGCCTCGGCCGGCTGGCGGGTCACCGCCGCCGACATCTCGACCGAGGCCCTGGCCCGCGCAGCCGCACGCGCACCGGCCGATGATGCCGGCCCGCTGGACTGGATCCGGGCAGACCTCGGAGTCTGGGAACCGGAACACCCGTTCGATCTGGTGACGACCCACTACGCCCATCCGGCGATGCCGCAACTCGACTTCTACGAACGCATCGCCCGCTGGGTGGCACCCGGTGGCACCTTGTTGATCGTCGGTCATCTGCACGGTCGACATTCCGGTCACGGCGAGCAGCCACCGTCCGAAGCCTCGGCGACGCCGGCGACAGTGACGGCATTGTTCGCCGAGCCCCAGTGGGGGGTCGTCACGGCAGCAGAGCACAGCCGTACGGTGGTCGGCCGCCCGACGCCGCTGCAGGACTTCGTCGTTCGGGTCACCCGACTCAACTGA
- a CDS encoding GNAT family N-acetyltransferase yields the protein MGEAWVEIFDATDAAAQADAVAAVWCDAFDPIDDLAEWRDTIFDRHRGREAYRLAVAFDIDGPVGLAWGYIGQRGQFWPDRVLDRLGRVAEPWVGGHVEFVELAVSRRARRHGIGGRLHDALLAALPNRHALLGTSSDPDDPAVRLYRSRGWAPLGLLDADAQVMLRPPDPARSRDGRAARSSSRADRVAGAEHPRR from the coding sequence ATGGGTGAAGCATGGGTGGAGATCTTCGACGCGACCGATGCGGCAGCCCAGGCCGACGCTGTCGCGGCGGTCTGGTGTGATGCGTTCGACCCGATCGACGACCTGGCCGAGTGGCGGGACACGATCTTCGATCGGCACCGCGGCCGCGAGGCGTACCGGCTCGCCGTCGCCTTCGACATCGATGGGCCGGTGGGATTGGCTTGGGGATACATCGGTCAGCGGGGACAGTTCTGGCCGGACCGGGTGCTCGACCGATTGGGCCGCGTTGCCGAACCCTGGGTCGGCGGTCACGTCGAGTTCGTCGAACTGGCCGTGTCCCGCAGGGCGCGGCGGCACGGGATCGGAGGGCGGCTCCACGATGCGTTGCTCGCTGCGTTGCCGAACCGGCACGCGTTGCTCGGCACCTCCTCCGATCCGGACGATCCGGCGGTGCGGCTCTACCGCTCCCGGGGTTGGGCGCCACTCGGTCTCCTGGACGCCGACGCGCAGGTGATGCTGCGCCCGCCGGACCCCGCGAGATCCCGTGACGGACGGGCGGCCCGGAGCAGCAGCCGTGCGGATCGGGTCGCGGGCGCAGAGCATCCCAGACGCTGA
- a CDS encoding MFS transporter produces the protein MPDQQTSTHLAARLSRLPITRTHRRAIVAVGIGLFFDIYEIFVAGTIAAVLVEDFGLSKTALPFILGSTFLGMFAGAMILGRLADRFGRKRSFLFNIGLYSVATVVAAFAPGPVFLMISRFVAGIGVGAEYPLGDTYLSDLLPAKHRGRVATWAYTISFLGVPVVGFLALLLTPHAPLGIDGWRWIMALGGLGGIIVLVLRRRLPESPRWLASQGRVAEADAVVTAMEQEAGPLPSVELEPATATESDAPLPVRTLTRPPYRKRMIMLVIFQLLQGFGYYGFGTLAATVLTSQGYTITESLLYTSLTYLGYPIGSLISTPIIARLERKYVIIASAVAMAGFGIGFAVAGSPALIVIFGFCVTVTSNVFSNSFHIYQAEIFPTSLRSTAVGSTYSLSRLMSGVQGFILLPVLAAAGAGAMYGIVGVAMLILVVNVAALGPRTAGRGVEEINPIPERR, from the coding sequence ATGCCAGATCAGCAGACCTCCACCCACCTGGCCGCCCGGCTGAGCCGGCTGCCGATCACCCGCACCCACCGACGGGCCATCGTCGCGGTCGGCATCGGATTGTTCTTCGACATCTACGAGATCTTCGTGGCCGGCACGATCGCCGCCGTCCTGGTCGAGGACTTCGGGCTCAGCAAGACGGCGCTGCCGTTCATCCTCGGCTCGACCTTCCTCGGGATGTTCGCGGGCGCGATGATCTTGGGACGGCTGGCCGACCGATTCGGTCGGAAGAGGTCCTTCCTGTTCAACATCGGACTGTATTCGGTCGCCACGGTGGTGGCCGCCTTCGCTCCCGGGCCGGTCTTCCTGATGATCAGTCGGTTTGTCGCCGGGATCGGCGTCGGTGCGGAATATCCCCTGGGTGACACCTATCTCAGCGATCTGCTGCCGGCCAAGCATCGCGGGCGGGTCGCGACCTGGGCGTACACCATCTCCTTCCTCGGCGTGCCGGTGGTCGGGTTCCTCGCCCTGCTACTCACTCCGCACGCCCCGCTCGGGATCGACGGTTGGCGATGGATCATGGCTCTCGGCGGACTCGGCGGCATCATCGTGCTGGTACTGCGCCGCCGACTGCCGGAATCGCCACGCTGGCTGGCCTCCCAGGGCCGCGTCGCCGAGGCCGACGCCGTGGTGACCGCGATGGAGCAGGAGGCCGGACCGTTGCCGTCGGTCGAGCTCGAGCCGGCGACCGCAACCGAGTCCGACGCCCCGTTGCCGGTACGCACCCTCACCCGGCCCCCATACCGCAAGCGGATGATCATGCTGGTGATCTTCCAACTGCTGCAGGGATTCGGCTACTACGGCTTCGGCACCCTGGCTGCCACCGTCCTGACCAGCCAGGGCTACACGATCACCGAGTCGTTGCTCTACACCTCACTGACCTACCTCGGCTATCCGATCGGCTCGCTGATCTCCACCCCGATCATCGCCCGGCTGGAACGCAAGTACGTGATCATCGCCTCGGCAGTCGCGATGGCCGGGTTCGGGATCGGATTCGCGGTCGCGGGGAGTCCTGCGCTGATCGTGATCTTCGGCTTCTGCGTCACGGTCACCAGCAACGTGTTCTCCAACTCGTTCCACATCTACCAGGCCGAGATCTTCCCGACCTCGTTGCGCTCCACCGCGGTCGGGTCCACCTATTCGTTGTCCCGCTTGATGAGCGGTGTCCAAGGATTCATCCTGCTGCCGGTGCTGGCCGCGGCCGGCGCCGGAGCGATGTATGGGATCGTCGGCGTCGCGATGTTGATCTTGGTGGTGAACGTCGCCGCACTCGGACCGCGGACCGCCGGCCGGGGCGTCGAGGAGATCAACCCGATCCCGGAGCGCCGCTGA
- a CDS encoding alcohol dehydrogenase catalytic domain-containing protein, whose protein sequence is MMKITGAVLDEIGRPRPYATSRPISITELDLAAPGPGEVLVSIEAAGLCHSDLSVVDGNRPRPTPMLLGHEAAGLIAQLGPGVDDLEVGQRVVMSFLPRCGDCTQCRTDGRLPCGPGSAANTVGSLLTGGRRLQRNGSGVYHHLGVSGFADHAVVDRRSITPVDSDVPAEVAALLGCAVLTGGGAVINAGRPQAGDDVIIVGLGGVGMASLITAVGLGQGRVIGVDALADKLDRARELGATAVFPPADAVTEGIKAPIVIEAAGHPRAFETAVALTAPGGTTITVGLPSPDAESMIKPLGLTAEARTIMGSYLGSAVPSRDIPRFAELWRQGRLPVEELISDRIRLDDINTALDRLADGRAIRQLLTFP, encoded by the coding sequence ATGATGAAGATCACCGGAGCGGTCCTGGACGAGATCGGGCGGCCCCGCCCGTATGCCACCAGCCGACCGATCTCGATCACCGAGCTCGACCTGGCGGCCCCCGGCCCGGGCGAGGTCCTGGTCAGCATCGAGGCGGCCGGACTCTGCCATTCCGATCTCTCGGTGGTGGACGGGAATCGGCCGCGGCCGACCCCGATGTTGCTCGGTCACGAGGCTGCGGGTCTGATCGCCCAGCTCGGCCCGGGCGTGGACGATCTCGAGGTCGGGCAGCGCGTGGTGATGTCCTTCCTCCCCCGCTGTGGTGACTGCACACAGTGCCGGACCGACGGCCGGCTGCCGTGCGGACCCGGTTCGGCGGCGAACACGGTCGGTTCACTGCTCACCGGGGGCCGTCGACTTCAGCGCAACGGGAGTGGGGTGTACCACCATCTCGGGGTGTCCGGTTTCGCCGATCACGCCGTGGTGGACCGTCGATCGATCACCCCGGTCGACTCCGACGTACCGGCCGAAGTCGCTGCCCTGTTGGGATGTGCGGTGCTCACCGGCGGCGGCGCGGTGATCAACGCCGGGCGCCCGCAGGCCGGCGACGATGTCATCATCGTCGGGCTCGGAGGGGTGGGGATGGCCTCCTTGATCACCGCAGTCGGGCTCGGCCAGGGCCGGGTGATCGGTGTCGATGCCCTGGCCGACAAACTGGACCGCGCCCGCGAGCTCGGCGCCACGGCCGTGTTCCCTCCGGCGGACGCCGTCACCGAAGGCATCAAGGCCCCGATCGTGATCGAGGCGGCGGGTCATCCGCGCGCCTTCGAGACGGCGGTCGCCTTGACCGCGCCGGGCGGCACCACGATCACCGTGGGTCTGCCGTCCCCGGACGCGGAGTCGATGATCAAGCCGCTCGGCCTGACCGCGGAGGCCCGGACGATCATGGGCAGCTACCTCGGATCGGCCGTCCCGTCCCGTGACATCCCCCGCTTTGCCGAGCTCTGGCGGCAGGGCCGACTGCCGGTCGAGGAGCTGATCTCCGACCGGATCCGACTGGACGACATCAACACCGCGCTGGACCGGCTCGCCGACGGCCGAGCCATCCGCCAACTTCTCACCTTCCCCTGA
- a CDS encoding TetR/AcrR family transcriptional regulator, which yields MPWAPSTPRGIATHGRILDAATVEFAERGLAGARMERITAAAKANKAQVYSYFHSKEGLFDAVIARCVDDTTDGVPFDADDLPSWAVALYDRHLHQPELTRLIAWTRLERRPTGRWFDGDSYDPKLAAIVAAQAAGRLRAGDPLDLMVLIIAMASAWSPASSVYTATVDESDAVHDQRRELLRDAVARVITP from the coding sequence ATGCCTTGGGCACCGAGCACGCCGCGGGGAATCGCCACCCACGGGCGGATCCTGGACGCTGCCACCGTCGAGTTCGCCGAACGCGGCCTCGCCGGCGCCAGGATGGAGCGCATCACGGCTGCCGCCAAGGCGAACAAGGCCCAGGTCTACAGCTACTTCCACAGCAAGGAGGGGTTGTTCGATGCGGTCATCGCGCGCTGCGTCGACGACACCACCGACGGCGTGCCGTTCGATGCCGACGACCTGCCGTCCTGGGCCGTCGCGCTCTACGACCGGCACCTGCACCAACCGGAGCTGACCCGGCTGATCGCCTGGACCCGGCTCGAACGTCGACCGACCGGGCGCTGGTTCGACGGCGACAGCTATGACCCGAAGTTGGCTGCGATCGTTGCGGCTCAGGCGGCCGGTCGGCTGCGCGCGGGCGATCCGCTCGACCTGATGGTCCTGATCATCGCCATGGCGTCGGCCTGGTCACCGGCGAGCAGTGTGTACACCGCAACCGTCGACGAGTCGGACGCGGTGCATGACCAGCGCCGGGAGTTGCTCCGGGACGCCGTTGCCCGGGTCATCACTCCCTGA
- a CDS encoding aminotransferase class V-fold PLP-dependent enzyme, producing MTVTAPTTDRTTADADAACPPAAERAGLDQSRTFGRTDAPGRLDAFGPLVGVSGADLEVPLVDGRSVRYANLDYAASAPALDAVLADQQRILPYYASVHRGAGYASAVSTALYEQSRRTVADFVGARDDDLTIFTRNTTDALNLLAGAVPAGSPVVCLDIEHHANLLPWQGLGATIVKASRSLTTTLDDLDRTLQRTGAGLLAITGASNVTGEVLPLARLADLAHRHGARLAVDGAQLVPHRRVDLAATGIDYLVFSGHKLYAPFGSGALIGRADWLESAPPYLAGGGAVRKVTVEHTDWADGVARHEGGTPNVLGAAAVAAACRAIAEIGDDHLRRHEWRLRTRLLSRLAGLREVRLLSIWDDCTDAVGVVGFTVDSYDAGLVAAYLSAEHGIGVRDGAFCAHPLAARLGLTGGALRVSFGVGSGSEDIDRLLSALQSLVEDGPQWRYELVDSRYQPVGDPRPKPAWLDSLDAAADPCRG from the coding sequence ATGACCGTCACCGCCCCGACCACCGACCGCACGACGGCCGACGCCGACGCCGCCTGTCCGCCGGCAGCCGAACGCGCCGGACTCGACCAGTCGCGGACGTTCGGTCGTACGGATGCACCCGGAAGGCTGGACGCATTCGGTCCCCTGGTCGGCGTCAGCGGCGCCGATCTGGAGGTCCCGCTGGTCGACGGTCGGTCGGTTCGCTACGCCAACCTGGACTACGCCGCCAGCGCCCCGGCTCTGGATGCTGTGCTGGCCGACCAGCAACGGATCCTGCCCTACTACGCATCGGTCCATCGCGGAGCCGGTTACGCCTCCGCGGTGAGCACCGCGCTGTATGAGCAGTCCCGACGCACCGTCGCCGACTTCGTCGGTGCCCGCGACGACGACCTGACGATCTTCACCCGGAACACCACCGACGCGCTCAACCTGCTCGCCGGCGCGGTCCCGGCCGGTTCCCCGGTGGTCTGCCTGGACATCGAACACCACGCCAATCTGCTGCCCTGGCAGGGATTGGGCGCGACGATCGTGAAAGCGTCGCGGAGTCTGACCACGACCCTCGATGATCTTGATCGGACCCTGCAGCGGACCGGCGCCGGCCTGCTCGCGATCACCGGTGCCTCCAACGTCACCGGCGAAGTACTCCCGTTGGCCCGGCTGGCCGACCTCGCGCACCGACACGGTGCCCGACTCGCGGTCGACGGAGCACAGCTGGTCCCCCATCGCCGGGTCGACCTCGCCGCCACGGGCATCGACTATCTGGTGTTCTCCGGCCACAAGTTGTATGCCCCCTTCGGATCCGGTGCGCTGATCGGCCGGGCGGACTGGCTGGAATCGGCCCCGCCCTATCTGGCCGGAGGCGGCGCGGTCCGCAAGGTCACTGTCGAACACACCGACTGGGCCGACGGCGTCGCCCGCCACGAGGGCGGCACGCCCAACGTCCTCGGTGCCGCCGCCGTGGCCGCGGCCTGCCGGGCGATCGCCGAAATCGGCGATGATCATCTTCGACGGCACGAATGGCGGCTGCGGACCCGGCTGCTGTCCAGACTGGCCGGACTGCGAGAGGTCCGGCTGTTGTCGATCTGGGACGACTGCACCGACGCGGTCGGCGTCGTCGGCTTCACCGTCGACTCCTATGACGCCGGTCTGGTCGCGGCCTATCTGTCGGCCGAGCACGGCATCGGCGTCCGGGACGGCGCGTTCTGCGCTCACCCGCTTGCGGCTCGCCTCGGTCTCACCGGTGGCGCACTGCGCGTCAGCTTCGGCGTCGGCAGCGGTTCGGAGGACATCGACCGGCTGCTGTCGGCGCTGCAATCGCTGGTCGAGGACGGCCCGCAATGGCGCTACGAACTCGTCGACAGCCGCTACCAGCCGGTCGGTGACCCGCGACCGAAGCCGGCCTGGCTGGACAGCCTGGACGCTGCCGCCGATCCCTGCCGGGGCTGA
- a CDS encoding ArnT family glycosyltransferase: protein MERADGRSARVMAVVPVLVSAAVTGLLLVISGRYGYHRDEFYYLAAGLHPALGYVDQPPLTPMIARAEVALFGYSPTALRIAPAIAAGATVYLTAAITRELGAGTAARALAACCAAVSAFALATGHVLATSTFDLLAWTALTVLLIRALRHGGRSWLAVGLVTGVALENKSLVLAFLGAVVIGVLAVGPRTVFRDRWLWVGVAVAVVLWAPHLAWQIANGWPQLAMARQIATVGNGGSAPAWSFPLFQLLEVSPLLVPIWVAGLVALIRDPRLRSVRAFAVAYGVLFVILLVGGGKHYYLAGMYPILLAAGAAPTVRWMLRSRPRRLLVGLGIGASAVIVPVLMLPLLPVRTVPDNPVGDIQPITAETVGWPELADAVAVAYRTVPPERRPQTVALTGNYGEAGAVDLFRRRMDLPPAYSGHNSYAQWGPPPDSVDTVVAIGIEHQRLRRWFGSVRRVTRVDNRLGIDNDEQGAVVWVCTGRRLPWQVIWPEISHLG from the coding sequence GTGGAGAGAGCCGATGGTCGGTCAGCGCGGGTGATGGCAGTCGTGCCGGTGCTGGTCAGCGCCGCGGTGACCGGGCTGTTGTTGGTGATCAGCGGCCGCTACGGCTACCACCGCGACGAGTTCTACTACCTGGCGGCCGGGTTGCATCCGGCACTGGGCTACGTCGACCAGCCTCCGCTCACGCCGATGATCGCCCGGGCTGAGGTCGCGTTGTTCGGCTACTCGCCGACCGCGCTGCGGATCGCGCCGGCCATCGCCGCCGGCGCCACCGTCTACCTGACCGCCGCGATCACACGCGAGCTCGGCGCCGGCACGGCCGCGCGGGCACTCGCCGCCTGTTGTGCGGCGGTGTCGGCCTTTGCGCTGGCCACCGGGCACGTGCTGGCGACCAGCACCTTCGACCTGCTGGCCTGGACGGCGTTGACAGTGCTGCTGATCCGGGCGCTGCGGCACGGCGGACGTTCCTGGTTGGCCGTCGGCCTGGTCACCGGCGTGGCCCTGGAGAACAAGTCGCTGGTGCTCGCCTTCCTCGGTGCCGTGGTGATCGGGGTGCTTGCCGTCGGTCCACGTACGGTGTTCCGTGATCGATGGCTGTGGGTCGGTGTGGCGGTGGCTGTCGTGCTGTGGGCGCCGCACCTGGCGTGGCAGATCGCCAACGGCTGGCCGCAACTGGCGATGGCCCGGCAGATCGCGACCGTCGGCAACGGCGGTAGTGCACCGGCCTGGAGCTTCCCGCTCTTCCAACTCCTCGAGGTCAGCCCACTGCTGGTGCCGATCTGGGTTGCCGGACTGGTCGCTCTGATACGCGATCCGAGGCTGCGGTCGGTACGGGCGTTTGCCGTCGCCTACGGCGTGCTGTTCGTCATCCTGCTGGTCGGCGGTGGCAAGCACTACTACCTGGCCGGGATGTATCCGATCTTGTTGGCCGCCGGTGCCGCGCCGACCGTGCGCTGGATGCTTCGGTCCCGGCCGCGTCGGCTGTTGGTCGGGCTGGGCATCGGCGCGAGTGCGGTGATCGTTCCGGTGCTGATGTTGCCGCTGTTGCCGGTCAGGACCGTTCCGGACAATCCGGTCGGCGACATCCAGCCGATCACCGCCGAGACCGTCGGATGGCCCGAACTCGCCGATGCGGTTGCCGTCGCCTATCGCACCGTGCCACCCGAACGCCGACCGCAGACGGTCGCGCTGACCGGCAACTACGGAGAAGCGGGAGCGGTGGACCTTTTCCGCCGCCGGATGGATCTTCCACCGGCCTACAGCGGACACAACTCCTACGCACAATGGGGGCCGCCGCCGGACTCGGTCGACACGGTCGTCGCCATCGGGATCGAACACCAGCGACTGCGGCGATGGTTCGGTTCCGTACGCCGTGTGACGCGCGTCGACAACAGGCTCGGCATCGACAACGACGAGCAGGGCGCCGTTGTTTGGGTCTGCACCGGACGGCGGCTGCCCTGGCAGGTCATCTGGCCCGAGATCAGCCACCTCGGTTGA
- a CDS encoding ATP-binding protein: protein MSESKPRGQVIFLTGPTLAGKTTTAMAWAAQRSRITAPMDWDELRGTLFRGSRLQAADDISTEYRFAARIATLTAAHIIDSGFDCLIAGPRVPAGPNDPPSWVGVWDELDQLQPITIALLPSLETRLERRRLDPGRVQALSEDSVRESHRWAWESWREQPRADVLDTSEMTLDQVLVAVEQTAARLTDRPLRAADA from the coding sequence ATGAGCGAGTCCAAGCCGCGCGGACAGGTGATCTTCCTGACCGGCCCGACGCTGGCCGGGAAGACCACAACGGCGATGGCCTGGGCGGCCCAACGTTCCCGGATCACCGCACCGATGGACTGGGACGAGCTGCGCGGCACTCTGTTCCGCGGGAGCCGGCTGCAGGCGGCCGACGACATCAGCACGGAGTACCGATTCGCGGCCAGGATCGCAACCCTGACGGCGGCCCACATCATCGACTCGGGCTTCGACTGTCTGATCGCCGGGCCACGGGTGCCGGCCGGCCCGAATGACCCGCCGTCCTGGGTCGGCGTCTGGGACGAGCTTGATCAACTGCAGCCGATCACCATCGCCCTGCTGCCCAGCCTGGAAACCCGCCTCGAACGCCGCCGGCTGGATCCGGGTCGGGTGCAAGCCCTGAGCGAGGACAGCGTCCGGGAGAGCCATCGCTGGGCCTGGGAGTCCTGGCGGGAGCAGCCTCGTGCCGACGTCCTCGACACCTCGGAGATGACGCTCGACCAGGTCCTCGTCGCCGTCGAGCAGACTGCGGCGCGACTGACCGACCGGCCGCTCAGAGCGGCCGATGCATGA